Part of the Vulgatibacter sp. genome is shown below.
CCTGGAGGAGCACGTCCTCCCAGCGCCGGACGGGAGACGGCGCCAGGTGCCCCTGGAGCGGATTCGGGGCTGAAGGGGCCCGCACCTCGAGCGCCGGGGCCGGAGGTGGCGACGAGGCAGAGCGACCCCCCGGGGTTGGCCCGCTCGCAGACCGTCCACAACTTACCGATGCGGCGGGGGAAATGGAGGTCGCATGGGTATTCTTGCGTGGATCGTCATCGGCCTGGTTGCAGGCCTCATCGCTAAGGCGATCATGCCGGGCAAGGATCCCGGCGGATTCATCGTGACGACGCTTCTCGGCGTCGCTGGTGCGCTGCTGGGTGGCTGGATCGGCAGCGCGATCACGGGCGCGGGCCTGGAGGGCTTCTCCTTCTGGAGCCTCTTCCTCGCGGTGGTCGGCGCGCTGTTGCTGCTCGCGGTATACCGAATGGCGGTGGGCAGCAGACACCGTCGAGCGACGGTGTAGCGCGGCTGCGTAGGCCGGGCTTACTCGGACCCGCGGAAGGCGACTGCCTTCCGCGGGTTTTTGCGTTCAGAGCTCCTCCGCCCGCTCGCGCGCCTCGCCGGCGAGGGTCGGGTGGCCCTGCGCCA
Proteins encoded:
- a CDS encoding GlsB/YeaQ/YmgE family stress response membrane protein gives rise to the protein MGILAWIVIGLVAGLIAKAIMPGKDPGGFIVTTLLGVAGALLGGWIGSAITGAGLEGFSFWSLFLAVVGALLLLAVYRMAVGSRHRRATV